A segment of the Patescibacteria group bacterium genome:
CATCAGAAAAAGTAATTGTAATTTGAGATTCTTTAGTAGGCATAGCTTTACCAGCCTCAAGACTCACCTGAACGTGTCGTAAGAAACCAGCAGTAATTGAAGTAGAAATCTTTGCATACGTTTCAGTATCAGAAGCTGGATCCACACCATCTTCAGATTGATACCCATTATACTGTGCTCTAACAAATGAATACTTGAAATCTTCTCCTTGTGGAACAGTAAGAGAGCTAATTGCTGCTGCACGAGCTGCTTGAATATCATTTGTAGGTGATGTAAGCATTATGCAGGATGCAATCATAGCTAAAAGATGATTCTGAATTACATCTCTTATTACTCCAACTGAATCATAAAACTCACCACGCCCTTGAATATCAAGTTTTTCTAATACATGTGCATGAATTTTTCGGACAGGTTTTGCTGTAATATTTTGTGATTTCTCAGCAATCATTTCACGTAACCCAGACTTTGCTAAGTAATGGTCAATTCGAAATATATTTGATTCTGAAAAGTATTTCTCTATTGTTTTTTGCAAGCTTTCAGCTGATGCACCATCTATGCCAAATGGTTTTTCTATAAGAAGTTTCCCCGTAAGACCAACTTTTCCAAGACCTTCTACAATGTTTTTATAAAACTCTGGTTGAACTGCAAAGTGAAATAGAACATCTGATTTCTTAGAATATGATTCAAGTTTTGATTTTAATGCTTTGTATGAATCAGCACTATCAAATGTACCTTGTACATATGAAATTTTGTTTAAGAATTGTTCAATTTGCTCATCTGTATATTTTCTAGAATCAAGTGACGGTTTAATAAATGCTCGGTATTCATCGTCATTCCATGGTCGCCGTGAATACGCAACTATAGATACATTTGAAATTGTTGAATCTGAATTAATGAGAGCCAGCAAGCTTGGAATGATCTTCCGCTGAGCTAAATCACCTGTGGCACCAAAGACTACGTATACTGCTGAATATTGTGACATGAAAGAATTATAGCTCAGCACACGTCTCTTATCCACAAGACCTTATATAAACTCGTAATATCTGATATATACTAATAGATGAGTTTGTTTAAGTATCTTAAACAAAGGTCGATGGTTTTAATAGTAGTTTTGGTTAATTAACTAAAATTATGGCAAAAAAATTAGCGGTAATCTTTGGAATAGTTTTTGTACTTGTAGGAGTTCTTGGATTATTTGTACCTAATCCCATCGTAGGACGAGAAGCAATGGATGCTTCTATGAAAAGTCCAATCTTTGTTACAGATGCAATTCACGATCTCGTACACCTTCTCGTTGGTGTTGTGCTCCTTCTTGCTTCTGGAAAAGGAAATAAAGCATCAGCAACGGCTCTCAAAGTTTTTGGAGTAGTATATCTTATTCTCTTTGTAAACGGACTTATTAATCCAGATTTACTTCTTGGATTTGTTAAGCAAAACGCAGCTGATACATATCTTCACTTAGCACTTGGTATTGTTCTCTTGATCGCCGGAATGGCATCACGAGGATCAAATCCAATGGTTATGGATAAATCAACAATGTAGTTTGTACGTACGTATAAATCAAAAAACTCCCAAGCTTTTCGCTGGGAGTTTTTTGATTTAAACTATTGTCGTTTCTACATTCTTAAGTTGTTCTGGAGTATTAATACCTAGAGATTCTTCAAAAGTTGGAATTGCATATGCAGAAACTATTTTGCCTTGATTCTTAGCTAATTTAATCATATCAGTAAGATAGTATTCTTTAGCAGCATTAGCATTTGCGAGGGTTTCGATATTTTCCCATAACCACTTTGCATCAAAACAATAATAACTCAAGTTCACCTCAGCGCATGCTCGTTCTTCTTCACTAGCGTCTTTGTATTCAACAATGCGATCTACTGTGCCATCAACATCACGAATTACTCGTCCATAATTCAAAAACAACGCATGCTCACCTTCAAAACTTGGAGCTATTGCTGTTGCAAGACTAACGGTAGCACCAGTTTTTTTATGTAATTCTAAAAGAGCATTAAGTGTTGTTGCGGTAACAAGTGGATGATCTCCCGGTAATACAACTATTTCTGTATGACCTGCATTAACTAGATTTGGTTTTGCACACATGATTGCATGTCCTGTTCCTAGCTGTTCGGCCTGAAGTGCATAATCATATTTGTTTTCTGTAGCAGCCTTAACGTGCTCAGCCCCATAGCCCACGACAATAGTTGGTCGCGCGCAAAATGATTCTATATTTTCTAATAGATGATGGATTATTGGTATCCCATTAATAGGATGAAGGACCTTAGGTAAATCCGATTTCATTCGGGTACCCTTTCCTCCTGCAAGAATAATTACGTGTGCCATATATTTTATTTTTAACGAGTTTTCTATACTATCAAATTAATCTGTAATGTATAACTTATTTATCAACAGAGTTGTTACTACTTACCATCGAAATAACCCCATATGAAAGCGACACAGGTAAGAATTACTACAGGTTTAAACAATAGAAACCATATGTAGAAATAGACACCAATTGCAATAATTGTGAAAAATATTATTGAATATTTAACAATGTCGTCCCATAGCGTAACTGTCATAATAATGCAACTTACCATAAGAGACGGACTCATGCACTATTTTTTACAGAATAAAAAAAAGGCGTGTACCGGGAGGGGCACAGCCTTGTACCAAGGATCTGTCGAACAAAGTACTAACACTGACCACCATCAGGGTGGTTACTGCCGGCGACGTCGCCGGGCCAGGAGCCCGAGAGCTCCGATTCCGATGAGCGCTGCGCTCGTCGGCTCTGGGACATTGACGCCCCAGTTGTTGGCGTACGCTGTTCCCGGGGAACTGGCGCCACCGAACTCGATCTGGTTGGCGAATGCCGCCAGATCCGCTGTGCGGGTGATGAGAGCACCCGTACCCATGTTGGTCACGTCGAGGCGGAATTGCCCGTCGGTGATCATCGTGAAGCGGATGCTGTACGGATTCCCGTCGAGTGCGGCTAGCGTTTGCTTGCCGCTTCCGCTCTGGAGCTTGAGGTTTGACCCTTCAGCCAAGACGCTCGCCGCTCCCGTACGGGTGGTGGAACCTGCGCCCTCACTCAAGCCGACCC
Coding sequences within it:
- a CDS encoding NTP transferase domain-containing protein — translated: MAHVIILAGGKGTRMKSDLPKVLHPINGIPIIHHLLENIESFCARPTIVVGYGAEHVKAATENKYDYALQAEQLGTGHAIMCAKPNLVNAGHTEIVVLPGDHPLVTATTLNALLELHKKTGATVSLATAIAPSFEGEHALFLNYGRVIRDVDGTVDRIVEYKDASEEERACAEVNLSYYCFDAKWLWENIETLANANAAKEYYLTDMIKLAKNQGKIVSAYAIPTFEESLGINTPEQLKNVETTIV
- a CDS encoding DUF4383 domain-containing protein — translated: MAKKLAVIFGIVFVLVGVLGLFVPNPIVGREAMDASMKSPIFVTDAIHDLVHLLVGVVLLLASGKGNKASATALKVFGVVYLILFVNGLINPDLLLGFVKQNAADTYLHLALGIVLLIAGMASRGSNPMVMDKSTM